A DNA window from Equus quagga isolate Etosha38 chromosome 21, UCLA_HA_Equagga_1.0, whole genome shotgun sequence contains the following coding sequences:
- the KCNE2 gene encoding potassium voltage-gated channel subfamily E member 2 yields MPTLSNLTQTLEDVFKKIFITYMNNWRRNTTAEQEALQAKVDAENFYYVILYLMVMIGMFSFIIVAILVSTVKSKRREHSNDPYHQYIVEDWQEKYRSQILNLEEPKATIHKNISATEFQMSP; encoded by the coding sequence ATGCCCACTTTATCCAATTTGACACAGACCCTGGAAGATGTcttcaaaaagatttttattacCTATATGAACAATTGGCGCAGGAACACGACAGCTGAGCAAGAGGCCCTGCAAGCTAAAGTGGACGCTGAGAATTTCTACTATGTCATCTTGTACCTTATGGTGATGATTGGAATGTTCTCTTTCATCATTGTAGCCATCCTGGTGAGCACGGTGAAATCCAAGAGACGAGAACACTCCAACGACCCCTACCACCAGTACATCGTAGAGGACTGGCAAGAGAAATACAGGAGTCAAATTTTGAATCTAGAGGAACCAAAGGCCACCATCCACAAGAACATTAGTGCAACCGAGTTCCAGATGTCGCCTTGA